From a single Candidatus Krumholzibacteriota bacterium genomic region:
- a CDS encoding glycosyltransferase family 4 protein codes for MNRKKILMMINFFPPSAGGGVYRPLSFVRYLSGSGWDVTVITPRPGEFWINDPGLESKVPPEVRVIRTKSFSGQRILANLGKGKQSGSSRSSSRFGLMRKAGEFVLIPDTYVGWVPFAAGAAAKLCRSERFDMIYSTSPPDSTHLAAGRTSRRFHLPWVADFRDPWISLYLRDPATPIHAAIHKNLEKRVSAAKLVLVTTTWQKEKLLSLFPSCRVEKIPNGYEEEDFPEGLAIPDGDGKLKIVHAGMLTLGRSSRPFLEGLRLFLDRRPGAGESVEVTFIGPRESANEEWVGRLGLGGNVRFRDNIAHSECVNIERASDLLLLIKHDDPRYTGLVPGKLFEYIGARRPILAIAPDGEAASIVRDLNRGEVVPAGDREAVAAVIDKFFILHKEGRLGSSYSLGVVREYSRRVLAGKLELLLRSIAGNDHSLGEA; via the coding sequence TTGAATCGAAAAAAGATATTGATGATGATAAATTTTTTCCCGCCATCGGCGGGAGGAGGAGTGTACCGTCCATTATCATTTGTACGGTATCTTTCCGGATCAGGATGGGACGTGACGGTGATCACCCCGAGACCCGGGGAATTCTGGATAAATGATCCCGGACTGGAAAGCAAAGTACCGCCGGAAGTCCGTGTTATAAGGACGAAGTCTTTCTCCGGTCAGAGGATCCTCGCAAACCTTGGAAAAGGAAAGCAGAGTGGCTCATCGAGATCTTCATCACGCTTCGGCCTGATGAGAAAAGCCGGTGAGTTCGTGCTGATTCCCGACACCTATGTCGGATGGGTCCCTTTTGCGGCCGGCGCGGCCGCGAAGCTATGCCGGTCTGAAAGATTCGATATGATATATTCGACAAGCCCGCCGGACAGCACCCATCTCGCAGCGGGAAGGACCTCGAGAAGGTTTCATCTTCCATGGGTAGCGGATTTTCGTGATCCATGGATCTCTCTCTATCTCAGAGATCCCGCGACGCCTATCCACGCGGCGATCCATAAAAATCTGGAAAAGCGGGTTTCAGCCGCGAAGCTCGTTCTCGTGACGACTACATGGCAGAAAGAGAAGCTTCTCTCTCTTTTTCCTTCATGCCGGGTCGAGAAGATCCCGAACGGTTATGAGGAAGAGGATTTTCCCGAAGGTTTGGCGATCCCGGACGGCGACGGAAAGTTGAAGATCGTGCACGCCGGGATGCTTACCCTTGGAAGAAGTTCGCGGCCTTTTCTCGAAGGATTGAGGCTTTTTCTCGACCGAAGACCCGGTGCCGGAGAATCTGTAGAAGTGACCTTTATCGGACCAAGGGAGTCGGCCAATGAGGAATGGGTCGGAAGGCTCGGCCTCGGTGGCAACGTCAGGTTCCGTGATAATATCGCTCACAGCGAATGCGTAAATATCGAGAGGGCAAGTGATCTGCTTCTGCTGATAAAACATGACGATCCGAGATATACAGGTCTGGTTCCCGGAAAACTTTTTGAATATATAGGAGCTAGGCGTCCCATTCTCGCCATCGCTCCCGATGGAGAGGCAGCTTCGATAGTCAGGGATCTGAATCGGGGAGAGGTTGTTCCGGCAGGTGACAGGGAGGCTGTCGCGGCAGTTATCGATAAGTTCTTTATCCTGCATAAAGAGGGCAGGCTGGGCAGTTCATATTCCCTCGGCGTGGTCAGGGAATATTCACGCCGTGTTCTCGCTGGAAAGCTCGAACTGTTGTTAAGGAGTATCGCGGGAAACGACCATAGTCTCGGAGAGGCGTGA